A genomic stretch from Camelus ferus isolate YT-003-E chromosome 29, BCGSAC_Cfer_1.0, whole genome shotgun sequence includes:
- the NPBWR1 gene encoding neuropeptides B/W receptor type 1: protein MHNASSWGPGRANASCPGPALACPNASGLPPPLPTPLAVAVPVVYAVICAVGLAGNSAVLCVLLRAPRMKTVTNLFILNLAVADELFTLVLPINIADFLLRQWPFGELMCKLIVVIDQYNTFSSLYFLAVMSADRYLVVLATAQSRRVAGRTYGAARAVSLAVWGLVTLVVLPFAVFAGLDDEQGRRQCVLVFPQPEAFWWRASRLYTLVLGFAIPVSTICALYTALLCRLRSIRLDSHARALDRAKKRVTVLVVAILAACLLCWTPYHLSTVVALTTDLPQTPLVIAASYLITSLSYANSCLNPFLYAFLDDSFRRNLRQLLACRAAA from the coding sequence ATGCACAACGCGTCGTCCTGGGGGCCGGGGCGCGCCAACGCATCGTGCCCCGGGCCAGCGCTCGCCTGCCCCAACGCGTCCggcctgccgccgccgctgcccacGCCGCTGGCCGTGGCCGTGCCGGTCGTGTACGCGGTGATCTGCGCGGTGGGGCTGGCGGGCAACTCGGCGGTGCTGTGCGTGCTGCTGCGGGCGCCCCGCATGAAGACGGTCACCAACCTGTTTATCCTCAACCTGGCCGTGGCAGACGAGCTTTTCACGCTCGTGCTGCCCATCAACATCGCCGACTTCCTGCTGCGGCAGTGGCCCTTCGGGGAGCTCATGTGTAAGCTCATCGTGGTCATCGACCAGTACAACACCTTCTCCAGCCTCTACTTCCTCGCCGTCATGAGCGCCGACCGCTACCTGGTGGTGCTGGCCACCGCCCAGTCGCGCCGGGTGGCGGGCCGCACGTACGGGGCCGCGCGCGCGGTGAGCCTGGCCGTGTGGGGGCTCGTGACGCTGGTCGTGCTGCCCTTCGCCGTCTTCGCCGGGCTGGACGACGAGCAGGGCCGGCGCCAGTGCGTGCTGGTCTTCCCGCAGCCCGAGGCGTTCTGGTGGCGCGCCAGCCGCCTCTACACGCTGGTGCTGGGCTTCGCCATCCCCGTGTCCACCATCTGCGCCCTCTACACCGCGCTGCTCTGCCGCCTGCGCTCCATACGCCTCGACAGCCACGCCAGGGCCCTGGACCGCGCGAAGAAGCGGGTGACTGTCTTGGTGGTGGCGATCCTGGCCGCTTGCCTCCTCTGCTGGACGCCCTACCACCTGAGCACGGTGGTGGCGCTCACCACCGACCTCCCGCAGACGCCGCTGGTCATCGCGGCCTCCTACTTAATCACCAGCCTGAGCTACGCCAACAGCTGCCTCAACCCCTTCCTCTACGCCTTCCTGGACGACAGCTTCCGCAGGAACCTCCGCCAGCTGCTGGCGTGCCGCGCCGCCGCCTGA